A genome region from Eurosta solidaginis isolate ZX-2024a chromosome 2, ASM4086904v1, whole genome shotgun sequence includes the following:
- the LOC137242877 gene encoding putative odorant-binding protein A5: MWRQVQRILIFCLTVWKIAAADCDVAKLFRDMEVVPDVLDEPPKELLKIEYENGLIVANGEEFTPTQTKDIPKLEWAVEPSSYYTVIMINPDAPSRKNPFLAEFLHWLVVNIPDGDINKGDIIDPYSGPMPPKLGGLFRYVFLVYKQPGKQMYDEPVLVNTDVEGHDNFSTMNFTKKYNMELVAGNFFQARWDDFVPKIHKQFGLDKL; encoded by the exons ATGTGGCGTCAAGTACAGAGAATTTTAATATTTTGCCTTACGGTATGGAAAATTGCAGCTGCGGATTGTGACGTTGCTAAGCTTTTTCGGGATATGGAGGTGGTGCCGGACGTGCTGGATGAGCCACCAAAGGAATTGCTGAAG ATCGAGTACGAAAACGGTTTAATAGTCGCCAATGGCGAAGAATTCACACCAACTCAAACCAAAGATATACCGAAACTTGAATGGGCCGTTGAACCAAGCTCATATTATACAGTTATAATGATTAATCCTGATGCACCATCACGTAAAAATCCATTTCTAGCTGAATTCCTGCATTGGTTGGTTGTAAATATTCCAGACGGAGATATAAACAAAGGTGATATAATAGATCCTTATAGCGGACCCATGCCTCCTAAGCTAGGTGGTTTATTCCGCTATGTTTTTTTGGTCTACAAACAACCCGGCAAACAAATGTACGATGAGCCAGTCTTGGTAAATACCGATGTGGAAGGTCATGACAACTTTTCTACAATGAATTTCACCAAGAAATATAATATGGAGTTGGTGGCGGGCAATTTTTTTCAAGCACGCTGGGACGATTTTGTCCCAAAGATACATAAACAATTTGGGCTTGATAAGCTTTAA